Below is a genomic region from Desulfobacter sp..
TTGGATTCACCTTGTGACACCGGTTCCTGCTGCCATTGCACAGCCCCTGGCAGAGGGGTTGAGCCTTCCGACAACCTGTACGGAAGACCGTATCACCCGGATCATTCCCCAGGATCTGATTCCATGCGCTGAGGCAATTAGAAGGGCCCTTGACCGGGTTCGTCAAGAACAGGTCGACACCTGCTGGGCAGATGCCGGAGACATCAAATATCCTGAATGGTCCCATTATGGTGATTCATCATATTCAGGGGGCACCATTCTTTCCTGCGGATACCAGGCAACCGTAAAGGGAACCCCCGCTGACCTGTGGAGATCCATTGAAAAGATCGGCGGCCGAACAGGGTATTACGGTGCAGATATATTATGGAAGATTCGCGGTATCATAGATATATTTACCGGGGGGGTTGGCCTATCCCGGGGCAGGCGCTCTAAAAAAGAGATCAGGGTGGGCGATGCCCTTGATTTCTGGCGGGTCCTTGAGATGAAATCCCAATCAAAACTAGTTTTGCTGGCTGAAATGAAAACACCAGGGGAAGCGTTGTTAGAAATAAAAATGCAGGCAATAAACAATGAGGTCTGCACGGTCAGTTTACTGGCACGGTTTCTTCCTAAAGGTATACCCGGGCTTTTATATTGGTATCTCCTGTATCCATTCCACCAATATGTATTCACGCAGATGTTAAAAGGTTTGGTAAAGGCCTCTTATTTAAAATTTGTAAAAAAACCGCACAAGTACGATCCCAGTTTGACAACGACATGTCGGTTACCAGATGAATAATGTTAAAAGGTATAGGGCGATGCTATGAGAGACGACAGAGAACAGATATTAAAAGCGATTGTGCAGCTGTTTGAATCCCAGAGCCTGGCTGTTCTTTCCACCCTGAAAAACGACCAGCCATATTCCAGCCTGGTTGCATTTGCGGCAAACTCAGACCTTGGCTGTTTTTATTTTCTAACCCCCAATACAACCCGTAAATATGAACATCTGACAACAAATCCAAAGGTCTCTATTCTTGTCAATGACAGCCAAAATAGGGCCGAGGATATTTACAATGCCGTCTCTGTTACCGGCACAGGTGTTTCGGCGGTTATTGATAAATCAATTGAACAAAAAGCACTTGATCTATATTTGACAAAGCATCCCCATTTAAAAGAATTCGCCAAGGCACCGACCACCGCTTTCATCCGTATCTCCATGGAGCGGTACTTTATGGTCAACCGATTTCAA
It encodes:
- a CDS encoding pyridoxamine 5'-phosphate oxidase family protein: MRDDREQILKAIVQLFESQSLAVLSTLKNDQPYSSLVAFAANSDLGCFYFLTPNTTRKYEHLTTNPKVSILVNDSQNRAEDIYNAVSVTGTGVSAVIDKSIEQKALDLYLTKHPHLKEFAKAPTTAFIRISMERYFMVNRFQNVVEVKVNP
- a CDS encoding SDR family oxidoreductase, producing MNKIKPILVTGATGYVSGRLIPLLLADGYKVKAMGRSIPKMADRPWGQDQNIELVKGDIQDLESLKNAAKGCGTVYYLVHSMISQKGKYRDADKMGAKNMVQAATAEEIDHIIYLGGLGDINHKNISKHLLSRNEVGNILMKGPVPTTILRAAMILGSGSASFEILRYLAERLPVMITPKWVSMPTQPISITNVLGYLKGCLKSPETRGETFDIGGPEVVAYRDLFRIFAKEANLPAPVMIPVPVLTPKLSSLWIHLVTPVPAAIAQPLAEGLSLPTTCTEDRITRIIPQDLIPCAEAIRRALDRVRQEQVDTCWADAGDIKYPEWSHYGDSSYSGGTILSCGYQATVKGTPADLWRSIEKIGGRTGYYGADILWKIRGIIDIFTGGVGLSRGRRSKKEIRVGDALDFWRVLEMKSQSKLVLLAEMKTPGEALLEIKMQAINNEVCTVSLLARFLPKGIPGLLYWYLLYPFHQYVFTQMLKGLVKASYLKFVKKPHKYDPSLTTTCRLPDE